The nucleotide window TGCAGGTTGTCCACCTCTCCGGTCATCACCCGCCGAAGCTCTTGCGCTGAACTCTTTCCCTTACCATCCACTTCCTGAACGAGATCTCCAATCAACTTCCCAAAAGTCACTCGGCCCGAGGGTTCTGTCGCACTGCCGGGCTGGATCATCGTCGCCTGATCCACTCCAGAGCTGCCTTCGAGGCGTTGGAGTTGCTGCGTCTGGCGCGCTCGCAGCTGCTCCATTTGCTGGGAGATTTGATTGCTGCTGATCAATGTTGAGCTGGATTCGATACCTGAGATCATGGCAAGAATGGGTTATGGGATAGATTCAACGTCGAGCCACCATCATGCGTTGATGGACATGGCTTGCTTTGCGAGTTGGCGCGAGGTTTTCATGACGGCGAGATTCGCCTCATAGCTGCGCGATGATGCAATCATGTCCACCATCTCCATTGCAGTCTCCACGTTGGGAAGCGCGACGAATCCCGATTCATCCGCATGGGGATGGTCCGGATTGTAGATGCGTTTAAATTCCGACAAATCGTCAAATACCCCCGACACCCGGACTCCCTGCAGATGGGATGCAGGATCGGAAGGTTCCAGTCCTGTACTGCGGTTGAGCACCGACTCAAAAGCAACGAGCTGTCGTCGATAAGGTTCCCCTGAGGCAGTTTGTGTTGTGTTTGCATTGGCAATATTCTGCGCGATGATCTGCATGCGCAGCTTTTCTGCATTCAGTGCGCTCGCCGTGAGCTGGGAACCGGGCATGATGTCCATATCGTTATCCTCTCAATTGTTAAAGGGTTCAGGTGTTGCTCACGTTTCCGGTAATCGCACTCTTGATGCGTCCGAACGATTTGCTCATGTAGCGGGTCAAAAATTCGTATTCGAGTGAATTCCGGTTCATCGCCAGCATCTCGTTTTCGATCTGCACATTGTTTCCGTCCGGCCTTACTGCTGCAGTCTCCGTATCCAC belongs to Puniceicoccaceae bacterium and includes:
- the flgC gene encoding flagellar basal body rod protein FlgC, with the protein product MPGSQLTASALNAEKLRMQIIAQNIANANTTQTASGEPYRRQLVAFESVLNRSTGLEPSDPASHLQGVRVSGVFDDLSEFKRIYNPDHPHADESGFVALPNVETAMEMVDMIASSRSYEANLAVMKTSRQLAKQAMSINA
- the fliE gene encoding flagellar hook-basal body complex protein FliE, which encodes MISGIESSSTLISSNQISQQMEQLRARQTQQLQRLEGSSGVDQATMIQPGSATEPSGRVTFGKLIGDLVQEVDGKGKSSAQELRRVMTGEVDNLHQSMVAMQEASVAFTLMVEVRNKLMESYQQIMRMQV